CTCCAACCACCATGATGAATTGGTAAGAATAATCCCAAAAGCACTGGCTGCTGGAGAGCCTGGGATAGAGGGCTTTCGGGATAGTCTGTAGGACTAGCGATCGCCTCTTGACTTGTTGTAAAAGAAGTAGTGTCAATTACACTCATAGTTCTCTCTACAGTTTTGCTTGACTGTAATTCCTAACTTCTCAAATACCCAAAGCACCTTATAAGAAGTCGGGAATCTGAACAAATTAGAAAAATCCTCGCTGTGGCAGTGGTGTACCGTTAATTTCGTAGTCCCCAATCGCACGAGCTTTAAAGTGATTTGGGTTGTGGGAGGATAAGGTACGGGCATTGCGCCAGTGACGGTCAAAGTTAGAGCTTTTCTTAGTTGTGGAAGCTCCACCAACTTCAAACAACAAGGTGGCTGAACGTAGAGCCAATTCATCAACAATCAATTTGGCTTTGGATGCACTCAGAGAAGTTGCAAGTGCCGCAGCCGTCTCTGCTTCCTCACCCTGAGCTTGAGCAGCAGGGAGGCGGTCAAGTCCATCTGCTGCGGCTAAGACAATCGCTTCGGCTGCAAAGGCGTTGGCCGCAATCTGCCCAACAGTCTGTTGCAATATGGGGTCATTTGCTGCTTGCTCGGCTACAGCATGGTAGAAAGTCCGGGGTCGTGTACGGATGAGGGTTTTGGCATCACGTAGAACGCTACGAATAATCCCAGCATTAATTGCTGTGAGGAATAATTGCGGGACGATGTTGTAGGGGAGGTTGTCTTTATCTGTGTCTGTATCTCGGATTACTTCATCCGCCTCTACACGAACATTTGTAAAGGTAGTTGTCCCCGTACCTGTAAGCCTTTGCCCGAAGCCATCCCAGTCATCGACTAGGGTAATTCCCTGACGGTTAGTAGGTATGAGAATAAAAGCTGTAGTATCTTCTGGTGTTAACACACGCACAAAAATCAAATCTGCATAAAGGCTGCCTGTACTGTAATACTTCGTCCCATTCAGACGATAACCATCTCCATCGGGTGTTAATTTCGTATTTACGACTTGACCACCGCCAGCACGCTTCACTTCCAGTTCGGTGGAAGCAAGTCCAATAATTGCCCCATCGACGACCGCCTTGAGCCATCGCTGATTCCTCTCGGTACGCTCAGAACGCAAAATTCGCTCGGTAACAGAGAAATGATTCCGTACAATGTGAGCAACATTAGGGTCAGCATCCCCCAAGCGAATCACAACCTCAAATAGTTCCCGCGCAGTGATACCAGCGCCACCTTCGGCAACGGGGATTCTCAACGCACCCAACCGAGAACGACGAATTAGTTCCACCACATCAAAAGGGAGGATACGATCGCGATCGCGCTCACTTGCCCCCAGAGCGATATAGTCGAAAAGCTGCTGGAGTTCCGGCGAGTTAGCCGTGACCGGAGCCGAAAACTGGATTGTCGTATCTGCAAGTTTCTCTGGACTCTTTATCATTTTCCTATCTCCAAATTTCCTTTTTTGAGAAAAGTTCTTTTAGTTCAGTGATGAGGCAATCTCTAGTTTTCGGCAGTGCATGGCATAACAAATGCTCCCAGAGATGAGGCGCTTACCTCTGGTAACAAATTCAAATCAATGACAATAAAGTACTAAAACTCGACCGAAATATCGTAGATTGATAGTCGCAAATTTTCTATAAGTTGTCAATCTCTTGTAAAGTCTTTTTGCAAAGGTTAAGAGACTTTAGGCGATGGGCTGCTTGCTATTGGCGATCGCACATTGCTTACAGTCCCAATCAGACAAGTTTTACAGCCAAGGATGTAAAGAAGTACTGGCCTTTTTACTCATCACTCAGATACTAACGTTTTTGATTAACCCATAACTGGACAGATGGGCGTTGCCATTGAGTTTTGGCGTATGTCACTAAATTATCTGGTACTGAATCGCCGTGTAAAATTAGACGATTGAGAGTTAGAGCCAAATCGACATCAGCGATAGACCACTGACCAAAGAGGTTTTCGGTGTTAGCAGCAAGTAGTAACTCGGCGGCAGAAAACAACTTTTCGGCTGCTCTTTGCGCCTTTGGTGAAAGCGGTGGCTGTTTTTCCCCCAGGAAGACAACTTCCGTAGGACGCTCTTGTTTTAAGGCTGTGAGATCGCTACGCAGCCAAGCTTGCACCTGACGCGCTCTTGCTCGACTTTGTGGTTCAGTGGGATATAAAAGTGTACCAGGAAAAACCTCATCAATGTATTCTGCGATCGCCGAAGACTCAGACAAAGAAAATCCATCATGAATTAAAGTCGGTACACGCCGAGTCAAGGACTTAGCTGCAAAGTCTGGCTCATGTTGGGCTTTAGCAGCAAGGTCAAGAGTCTGGATATCAAATTGCAATGCTTTTTCATGCAGAGCCACAAAAGCCGACAGCGCATAAGGGCTGATGTATTGGGCATCGACATAAAGAATAAGAGATGTAGATGACAAAATGTGTTCTCCTGTTAGAAATATTAACTGCTAACTGTTAACTGTTAACTGTTGACTGTTGACCAATGACCAATGACCAATGACTAATGACTAACTACTTCCAACTTCTCAGACTGGAAGAAACGGTTAGCAGGACGGGGGAGTCCGAGATTTTCGCGTAGGGTTTTGCCCTCGTATTCTTTGCGGAAAATACCGCGTCGTTGGAGTTCTGGGATTACTTTGTCTACGAAATCGTTCAACCCTTCCGGCACAAATGGGAACATAATGTTGAAGCCGTCAGACCCTTCCTCAACTAGCCATTGCTCCATCTCATCGGCGATAGTTTCGGGTGTACCAACAAAAGCTAGTCCGCCGTAACTGCCGATACGTTGAGCTAACTGGCGAATAGTCAGGTTTTCGCGTTGTGCCAGGGCTACTATCCGCTCGCGGGAGCTGCGTCCGGCGTTAGTTTCGGGAATTTCTGGCAAATGCCCGTCCGGGTCGAAGCTAGAAACATCGTAGCCAAGCGCACTATTGAGACTAGCAATTCCACTGTCATAATGTACTAAGCTATCCAAATGTTCGCGCTTGGCAATTGCTTCTGCCACACTTTCACCGACAACTACCAAAGCCCCTGGCAGAATTTTGATACTATCTGGGTCGCGTCCTATCGTCTGCGCTCTACCCTTAATGTCTGCAAATAGAGCCTTACCTGCCTCTAGATTACCAGCCGGTGCAAACACAGCCTCGGCAGTTTCGGCAGCTAATTGTCGTCCTGCTTCAGATGCACCCGCCTGAACAATGACTGGCCAGCCTTGGACTGGTCTAGCGATGTTCAACGGCCCCCGCACTGAGAGATACTTCCCTTTATGGTTAAGGACGTGCAGCTTTTCTGGGTCGAAATAAATCCCTGCTTCCACATCACGAATAAACGCATCATCAGCGAAGGAATCCCACAGACCTGTGACGACATCATAAAATTCTCTAGCTCGGCGGTAGCGTTCATCATGCTCGATTTCTTCTTCTAGACCAAAGTTGAGTGCAGCATCGGGATTAGCTGTGGTGACAATATTCCAGCCAGCCCGACCGCCACTAATATGGTCGAGAGAGGCGAAACGGCGAGCAATGTGGAAAGGTGCATCATAGGTTGTGGAAGCTGTGGCTACCAGTCCGATGTTTTCAGTGACGCTGGCGAGGGCAGAAAGTAAAGTGAAAGGCTCAAAAGAGGTGACGGTGTGGCTACGCTTGAGTGCGTTGATGGGCATATTCAACACCGCTAAGTGGTCAGCCATAAAGAATGCGTCAAACTTGCCCTGTTCTAGTTTCTGAATCAATCGTTTCAGTGTTGGGAAGTTGAAGTTAGCATCAGGTATAGCCCCAGGATAGCGCCAAGCCCCAGTATGTATACTAACGGGACGCATGAAAGCACCTAGTTTTAATTGTTTTGAGCTACTCATTAAACCTCCGGTTCATTGTTCTAAAATGTGCAACTCTGCGTTCCAATGGAATGAGTTGATGGATAGATATAGATATTAGAACACGGCGGCAATTGTGCCTTTAAATTTAGTATTAATGAAATCTTTTAGTTTGGGATCGACAAGCAATTGATTGAGTTTTTGGATATTTGGGTCATTTACTTTATCTTTCATAGTTGCTAAACCAACTGCATAGTTTTTGTTAGCCATGCCAACCTCATCTATCACAATTGGGGTGAGAGACACTTTAGCTTGAACAAGAAAGGTTGCAGATGTCACGGCTAAATCTAAATCCTCCAAAGCTCTGACTATGGCGTAGTTATCTAATTCCTTAATTTGGAGTTTTTTCGGATGGGGAAGGACATCTTTGAGGCTGTAATACTCACTAGATTTATCTTTTAAATTAATTAAGTCGATGTGTTTGAGAAATTTTAAGGCGCGGTCTTGATTGCTATCATCGTTAGAAATAGCAATAGTCGCTCCTACAGGAATTTCTGCAACTGATTTAATTTTTAATCGTTTTGAATAAAGTCCACTTAGGGTAGTATAACTGCGATTGAGCATCACAAAATCTGCATTGAGGCGCTTGGCGGCTTGCTTCATGAATGGTTCGTGCTGGAAAACATTAGCGTCAATTTCTCCATTTTTAAGAGCATCGTTAATCTTGACGGAATCAGCGATGGTGACAATCTCAAAGTCAAAACCTTAGCTAGGAGCTATTTCAGTTTTAATATATCTTAAAACATCCTCTGTTGTAGTATTTCGAGAACCTACTTTGAGTAATTTTGTCTTAACTGTTTGGGTAGTTGCTTGGCTAACTAATTGACTAGTTGATGAGTTTTGGTTTTGTGTACAACTGGCAAATAAAACAGATGCGATCGCCCACCCTGTTGTTAAGAGAAAATAGCGTCGATTTCTTTTTATATAAAACATGATAATAATTCGTAATTCTTAATTCGTAATTACCAGACTTAATTTAATGGACTTCTACCTCAAACTCTTCATCATGTAAATATTTCAAAGCTTGAGTGACTTTTTGACCTTTTAGTTCGATGTGGAATTGACCAACTCGGCGATCGCCTACTGTCTCTACACTGCCACTAAGGATATTCACATCCACATCAAAATTACGGGCGAGGGTGGCGAAAATTGGTTGACTGGCTTGTTCTCCAGCAAAGGCGATCGTGGCAAGAACAGCCCCAGGTTTGGGTTTATAACCATTACGGCGGGGAAAGACTTCCTGGGCAAGAAATGATTCCGGCTTGGTAATTAAGTCGGTAACATAACCCTTTTCCACAATTTTGCCAGCATTGAGTACAGCAACACTATCGCAAATTTGTTTGACTACACCCATCTCATGAGTAATTAACAAAATTGTCAAACCCATACGCTTATTCAAGTTACGCAATAAGTCGAGAATTGATCTTGTAGTTTGGGGATCAAGTGCTGATGTAGCCTCATCAGAAAGTAGCACTTTTGGTTCTCCAGCCAAAGCCCTAGCAATACCTACCCGTTGCTTTTGTCCACCAGAAAGCTGTGCCGGATAAGCATCTGCCTTACCTTGTAACCCCACCAATGAAATTAATTCTTCCACTTTGGCGCGGCGTTTAAGTCTGCTATAACCCATCACTTCCAAAGGAAAAGCAATATTTTCTGCAACAGTTCGGCAACTAAGTAAATTGAAGTGTTGAAAAATCATGCCAATATGTTGACGGGCGCGGCGTAACTGATTACCAGTAAGTTTGGTCATTTCCTCTCCATCAACTAAAACTGAACCCGATGTAGGTTTTTCTAGTTGATTGACACAACGAATTAATGTACTTTTGCCAGCACCACTTTGACCTAAAACACCAAAAATTTCCCCTGGTTTGACATGAAGACTCACGCCATCTAATGCCACAACTTTTTGTGTTCCTTGGTTGTAAACTTTGCGGACATCGGTAAATGTGATCATTTAGAAGTTCCTCCACAACAAAAGTTTTGTAGCAGTAAGAAGAGGATTTTTATCTATGGGATAGGAATAACTGCACCTTGATATTTTTCTTTAATGAACTGCTTAACCTTATCGTCAAGCAACAACTTATACAATTTTTGAATCCTGGGGTCGTTTTCTTTACCTTTTAATGTAGTGACAGTAACAGCATAAATTGGGTCTTTACCTGTCTCTAATGCCAAAGCATCTTTATCGGTTTTTAATCCAGCTTGGACAATCCAATTACCTGTAACTCCAGCTAAGTCAACATCAGGAAGGCTAGGAATTGCTTGCGCTCCTGGTATTTCTTTAATTTGGATGTTTTTGGGATTATCGATAATATCTTTTGGACTAGCAGGGCTAACATTTGGCTTGAGTTTAATTAAACCTGATTCTTCTAATACTTTTAAAGCACGATGGGCGTTACTAGGGTCATCAGGAATTGTCACAAGTGCTTTATTAGGGACTTCTTTAAGAGATTTATGCTTTTTGGAAAAAAGTCCTACTGGATTCAAATGAATTTGCGGGGTAAAAGCGTACATCTCGAAGTTATGTTTCTTGCCATAATCCTGCATAAAAGGAATATGTTGAAAGTAATTGGCATCAATTACCCCATCTTTTAAGGCAGTATTATTCTGTACAAAGTCATTGAAAGTAACTATTTCGATATCGAGTCCAGCTTCAGGCGCTAAATTCTTTTTGACAAACTCTAAAATCTCTCCGGCTGGTACTGGGGTTACACCAACTTTGATTTTTTCTTTGGTTCCAGTTGTGGTTGTGTTTGCTGCTGGGGTTGCTGATGGATTTGTGGTTGTATTAGTAGCTGAATTATTCTGAGGTGAACTACAGCTAGAGAAGATTGTAGAAGCTGTAAATGAGGTAAGGGCTATTAAGAAGAATCGACGGTTAAGATTGATGGGTAATTTCATGCGATCGCCTATTTTAATCAACTACAAAAACTTTACGATTATTTGTCATAAACCCAGTTATATTTCGGGTCACTGACATCTATTTTCTTGGGAATAACTTTGAGTTCATAAAAGGCATCAGCCATGCGTTGTAAACCTGCCAAAACTTCCCCGGTTACAGGTAGTACTTTACGTTCTCCACCACGTTCTTCGACAATCTCCATCGTCTTGATATCGGCTTTGTAGAGTTTGGATAGCAGTTGTGCCGAATCTTTGTAGTTGTTTTTAGACCAAACCCCAGCCTTTTCTATCTCCTCCAAGACAATCTTGACAATATCTGGATAGTCTCGGACAAACTCTGGAGCAGCATAATAAAATGCAGGACTTTCCGTTGCTGCTTTATCACCAAATACAGTAGTGTTATCTGCTAATAGACGAGTGGGAAGTTTACGTTCTGCTTCGGCGGTGTAAGGGTCCCAAATTACCCACGCATCAAAATCTCCCCGTTCAAAGGCGGGTAAAGCTTCTGCTGGTGTGAGAAACACGGGTGTAATGTCACTATATTTCAAGCCAGCCTTTTCTAAAGCACGCACAATCATATATTGGGAACTCGCGCCTTTAGCAAAAGCAACTTTTTTTCCTTTTAAGTCTGCAAGTGTTTTGATTGGTGAGTTTTCCAAAACCAGAATAGCGGAACTCCTGGTGCTACTGGTACTCGCCGCTACTCTAACAAAAGGTTTATCTCCAGCTTGAGCAAAGACACTACCAGTACCGCCACCACCACCAAACACAATCGCACCTACACCCATCCCCTCAAGTAAGGGTGCAGTCGAGGAAAATTCATTCCAAGTTACGGAAATTCCTTGAGGTTGCAAGCGTTTCTCTAAGCTTCTTTGCGCTTTGACAATATTTAGTAACGCCATTCCCTTTTGATGTCCCATTTTCAGCACTGTCAGCTGAGGAACTTGGGGTTTTTGTGCTGGCGCATCGGCTGAGTTACTAGGAGCGCAAGAGGCGATCGCCACACTCAAACCAACACCAAACACAAACAATAAGCCAAAGCTTTTTAGCCTTTGACCTCTACTTTTCAATACAGATAAAAATTGATTTATCAAGCGAGTCAACATTTTTTAACCCTTCGCCTTATGGCAGATTGTCTCAATTTAATTTCCGGTTCTTGTTAATATTTAATTTTTAATTCTTTACGTCAATTAACAGATAATTTTTCTACGCCAAAA
Above is a genomic segment from Nostoc sp. MS1 containing:
- a CDS encoding acyl-CoA dehydrogenase family protein translates to MIKSPEKLADTTIQFSAPVTANSPELQQLFDYIALGASERDRDRILPFDVVELIRRSRLGALRIPVAEGGAGITARELFEVVIRLGDADPNVAHIVRNHFSVTERILRSERTERNQRWLKAVVDGAIIGLASTELEVKRAGGGQVVNTKLTPDGDGYRLNGTKYYSTGSLYADLIFVRVLTPEDTTAFILIPTNRQGITLVDDWDGFGQRLTGTGTTTFTNVRVEADEVIRDTDTDKDNLPYNIVPQLFLTAINAGIIRSVLRDAKTLIRTRPRTFYHAVAEQAANDPILQQTVGQIAANAFAAEAIVLAAADGLDRLPAAQAQGEEAETAAALATSLSASKAKLIVDELALRSATLLFEVGGASTTKKSSNFDRHWRNARTLSSHNPNHFKARAIGDYEINGTPLPQRGFF
- the yfcF gene encoding glutathione transferase — protein: MSSTSLILYVDAQYISPYALSAFVALHEKALQFDIQTLDLAAKAQHEPDFAAKSLTRRVPTLIHDGFSLSESSAIAEYIDEVFPGTLLYPTEPQSRARARQVQAWLRSDLTALKQERPTEVVFLGEKQPPLSPKAQRAAEKLFSAAELLLAANTENLFGQWSIADVDLALTLNRLILHGDSVPDNLVTYAKTQWQRPSVQLWVNQKR
- a CDS encoding LLM class flavin-dependent oxidoreductase; this translates as MSSSKQLKLGAFMRPVSIHTGAWRYPGAIPDANFNFPTLKRLIQKLEQGKFDAFFMADHLAVLNMPINALKRSHTVTSFEPFTLLSALASVTENIGLVATASTTYDAPFHIARRFASLDHISGGRAGWNIVTTANPDAALNFGLEEEIEHDERYRRAREFYDVVTGLWDSFADDAFIRDVEAGIYFDPEKLHVLNHKGKYLSVRGPLNIARPVQGWPVIVQAGASEAGRQLAAETAEAVFAPAGNLEAGKALFADIKGRAQTIGRDPDSIKILPGALVVVGESVAEAIAKREHLDSLVHYDSGIASLNSALGYDVSSFDPDGHLPEIPETNAGRSSRERIVALAQRENLTIRQLAQRIGSYGGLAFVGTPETIADEMEQWLVEEGSDGFNIMFPFVPEGLNDFVDKVIPELQRRGIFRKEYEGKTLRENLGLPRPANRFFQSEKLEVVSH
- a CDS encoding MetQ/NlpA family ABC transporter substrate-binding protein, whose protein sequence is MVTIADSVKINDALKNGEIDANVFQHEPFMKQAAKRLNADFVMLNRSYTTLSGLYSKRLKIKSVAEIPVGATIAISNDDSNQDRALKFLKHIDLINLKDKSSEYYSLKDVLPHPKKLQIKELDNYAIVRALEDLDLAVTSATFLVQAKVSLTPIVIDEVGMANKNYAVGLATMKDKVNDPNIQKLNQLLVDPKLKDFINTKFKGTIAAVF
- a CDS encoding methionine ABC transporter ATP-binding protein, which encodes MITFTDVRKVYNQGTQKVVALDGVSLHVKPGEIFGVLGQSGAGKSTLIRCVNQLEKPTSGSVLVDGEEMTKLTGNQLRRARQHIGMIFQHFNLLSCRTVAENIAFPLEVMGYSRLKRRAKVEELISLVGLQGKADAYPAQLSGGQKQRVGIARALAGEPKVLLSDEATSALDPQTTRSILDLLRNLNKRMGLTILLITHEMGVVKQICDSVAVLNAGKIVEKGYVTDLITKPESFLAQEVFPRRNGYKPKPGAVLATIAFAGEQASQPIFATLARNFDVDVNILSGSVETVGDRRVGQFHIELKGQKVTQALKYLHDEEFEVEVH
- a CDS encoding MetQ/NlpA family ABC transporter substrate-binding protein, which translates into the protein MKLPINLNRRFFLIALTSFTASTIFSSCSSPQNNSATNTTTNPSATPAANTTTTGTKEKIKVGVTPVPAGEILEFVKKNLAPEAGLDIEIVTFNDFVQNNTALKDGVIDANYFQHIPFMQDYGKKHNFEMYAFTPQIHLNPVGLFSKKHKSLKEVPNKALVTIPDDPSNAHRALKVLEESGLIKLKPNVSPASPKDIIDNPKNIQIKEIPGAQAIPSLPDVDLAGVTGNWIVQAGLKTDKDALALETGKDPIYAVTVTTLKGKENDPRIQKLYKLLLDDKVKQFIKEKYQGAVIPIP
- a CDS encoding aliphatic sulfonate ABC transporter substrate-binding protein, whose product is MLTRLINQFLSVLKSRGQRLKSFGLLFVFGVGLSVAIASCAPSNSADAPAQKPQVPQLTVLKMGHQKGMALLNIVKAQRSLEKRLQPQGISVTWNEFSSTAPLLEGMGVGAIVFGGGGGTGSVFAQAGDKPFVRVAASTSSTRSSAILVLENSPIKTLADLKGKKVAFAKGASSQYMIVRALEKAGLKYSDITPVFLTPAEALPAFERGDFDAWVIWDPYTAEAERKLPTRLLADNTTVFGDKAATESPAFYYAAPEFVRDYPDIVKIVLEEIEKAGVWSKNNYKDSAQLLSKLYKADIKTMEIVEERGGERKVLPVTGEVLAGLQRMADAFYELKVIPKKIDVSDPKYNWVYDK